The proteins below are encoded in one region of Sideroxydans lithotrophicus ES-1:
- a CDS encoding YhbY family RNA-binding protein, which translates to MLNLSVSQRRDLKARAHALHPVVIIGNAGLTPAVLGEIERSLKSHDLMKIRVMNDDREVRATMLQEICEQLKAGPVQHIGKILVVYRPLEIPIAKPPKRRQGKTVLSKKQLGSRT; encoded by the coding sequence ATGTTGAACCTCTCCGTTTCACAGCGCCGCGACCTCAAGGCGCGCGCGCATGCACTCCATCCTGTCGTCATCATCGGCAACGCCGGGTTGACCCCTGCCGTTCTGGGCGAGATCGAACGCAGCCTGAAAAGCCACGACCTGATGAAGATCCGCGTGATGAATGACGACCGGGAGGTGCGCGCAACGATGCTGCAGGAGATATGCGAACAACTGAAGGCTGGGCCCGTTCAGCATATCGGCAAGATTCTGGTGGTGTATCGCCCACTGGAAATACCTATTGCAAAACCTCCCAAACGCCGTCAGGGCAAGACCGTCCTGAGCAAGAAACAGCTCGGTAGCCGCACTTAA
- the greA gene encoding transcription elongation factor GreA: protein MSKVPLTVNGAELLRQELHRLKTVDRPSVINAISEARAQGDLSENAEYEAAKERQSFIEGRIVELEFKLGSAQVIDPKTVNADGRCVFGSTVVIEDTNNGDVVTYQIVGDDEADIKQRKISISSPIARALIGKVSGDIAEVQAPGGIREYEVVDVQYI, encoded by the coding sequence ATGAGTAAGGTTCCATTGACAGTGAACGGCGCGGAGTTATTGCGTCAGGAATTACACCGCCTGAAGACGGTGGACAGGCCTTCGGTCATCAATGCCATTTCTGAAGCGCGTGCTCAGGGCGATCTGTCGGAGAATGCCGAATACGAGGCGGCCAAAGAGCGCCAGTCGTTTATCGAGGGTCGTATCGTCGAGTTGGAATTCAAGCTGGGAAGCGCGCAGGTCATCGATCCAAAAACGGTCAATGCGGATGGCCGCTGCGTTTTCGGTTCGACCGTAGTGATTGAAGACACCAATAACGGCGATGTGGTGACATACCAGATCGTCGGCGATGACGAGGCCGACATCAAACAGCGCAAGATATCGATCAGCTCGCCTATTGCGCGAGCCCTGATCGGCAAAGTCAGCGGCGATATTGCAGAAGTGCAGGCGCCTGGCGGTATCCGGGAATACGAAGTGGTGGACGTTCAGTACATCTAG